From the Candidatus Zixiibacteriota bacterium genome, the window GTTTAAGACCATCATAGATACGATTCGGCTCATTCTGACCGTATCTGACGACCAACATTCACAATGGGAACCAAGTCTGATAAATATCTAACAACCAAATCGAAAACAGGTGTTTTTCAACAAGCCCCATTGGGTGGGAATTCCTCGGGGTATGAACCTGATTGATAGGTAACAGTTTGAACCGGGCAGATAGGTAACAGGTAGTATAACGGTATAATCGAAGGAGGTTTGATTATGCCGTGGAACGGTGGCCCGTCTGAAAAATAAGCGAAGCGTTTTTCAGGTGGGTTCCCGCATAAACATCAACAATTCTCACATTCATTAATCATTGATTCCGATATTATCCTCATTTGTATAATGGAACAGGCGCATAAACCAAACACACCCGGCCCTGCGGGCACCCTTCTTGAGACAGGCAAAAGCCTGGTTGGGGAACAGGCGTTACCTGTTTTGAGAGTTGCTGGTCATTATTTATCGCAAGAGGCGGGTACATAGCGCGACAGTTGAAAACAGGCTCCGCCTGTCGTAATCACCACCGAGTTGATATGACCAAAAACGTTAATATGAGGAAACAAACCCATTTTCCTACAGCAAGCCGTGAGCCACTCGCTGGTTTTTTTTGTTGAATAATTTTTTGTGTTTATGGTATAAAAATATATCAAAAAAAATGGAGGGCTGGATGCGAAAAAAACAAAGTCTTTTCAAAATTATTTTTATTATGACTGGTTTGGCAGCCTTGCTTTATTGTTTTCCTGCAGCACCATGTATGGGCGAAAAAAAAGCAGATGATTATGGACTATGGATGAAAAAGCCTCAGAGCGAATGGCCGCAAATAACAATGATAAACCAAATCGAATACACAGACAATAACCACCCCATTGCCGGATGTGGTTTTCTGTTAGATACGGGAAATGAGATTCTGGCAGCTACAGCTAAACACATCCTGGTTTATTTTAAGTCCGAAAGCATGAAGTCGGTTGCTTTTAACAATACACTAAAGCTCTGGAAGATGTTTCCAAAGAACAATCCCGATGATGTAGTAATAGTGGATAAATTGATTAATGAGAATCCAAAAGAGCCTCTGGAACATATACCGCCGGCAAAAGACTGGTTGTTATTCACTATTAAAAAGAAATCTCAAAACATTCAGGCTCTCAAATTCCGAACCGGCTCTATGCAAGAGGGCGAAACAGTGTATATCATTGGCTGGCGTTATACCGATAAGGATTGTCCGCAGGTAGTTTATGAGGGTAATTTTGTGCGATCAGAGGATGGATCATTTCTTATAACCACAAAAGAATTATCTGACAATACTATGCCGGGATTGAGCGGCTCGCCTGTGATCGATTCTAACGGTTACTTGATTGGTCTTATGTCTCAAAAGGCTAACAAGATGGAGAGGCCATCTTCTATAGACTATCCTAAAGAGATATTGGAGGAAAGAAAAAAGACTAAGGAGTAAAGAAGCTAACTCTACGAATGTTTGTTACTCAGCTATCTAAATATTCCGCATGGATGCAAGCGTGCGCTGGCATGACATCGAACTGGTTTAACGACAACCCGAGGGTTATCGCTACAACTGCAATTGTTACCATGATTAAACCCAAATTTCGTTAAACAAAAAACCCATAGATGGAATAATCATCCATGGGTTTTTTAGCACAAAATTTCAATGTTTTAATTGCTATACAAAACCAAATCGGGTGTCCAATCGCAGTGGCCGGGGCCGATTTCGCCGTTGTTGTAATCATCGAGGATCGATTTCCAATCATTGACCATCTGCTGATCTTCTTTGGATAAATCACCCCAGTCATTCCAATCGTACATAGCGAGAAACTCATCGGTATCGGAGATGACATCGGCAACATCCGAATCGTCGGCGCCGTTAGCGATATTCAATTTGGCCGCCAAAAGCTGGGCGTATAATTTGGCGATACCGTTTTTGGGCGCGCCGTAAACATGCTGAATCAAAACATCGACCGCGATAGTATCGGTCGTTACGGCCAGACTCTTATCGCCGTCGTCGCTTCCGAGCCATATCGGTAAATATTGCGTCAGCACATCATCCTGGGGGCCGAATCCGGCATGGTTCTTCCAGTAACCCTTGCTATAGGTACAGCCCGGATCGACTTCTTCCATATAAACTCCGGCATCAACGGAAATATCCATCTGGCCCGCTTCCAGGGTCAGGCACATGGTCCATCCGGTTTCGGCATTGATTACATCGCTATCCAATTCGTCGTCGGTGCCCTGGTCGGCCGGACTGAAAACATAGCCATCCGGCAGAACAAAGTGGACAATATATTCACCCGGCTCCAGGTCCGGAAAACCGTAATAACCGCCGGTATCGGATATGGTTTGCGCCAGAACATTCATACCGTCACAATCGAGCAGATTAATTGTCATGTTTTCATAACCCGGCTCGCCTTCGTCCTGAAGTCCGTTCTGATTTTGATCGTTCCAGACATAATTGCCCAGCATCACTGTCTGCTCGAAGACGGGAACATCAAACATAAGCAGGCTTTGCATTTCGGCTTCGGTTTCGGAGATATAGCCGGTGCGCAGGCCTTCACTCATTCCGTAATTCATATCTGGCTCTGACGCGAAAACATATGTGTCCATCATCGGCATCATGGTGTCGCAGATTATTTCGGAGCCGGTATTGTAACACACGACTAATATCGGTTGATTAATCGAACTCTCACCGCTCGCAAAAACAGTTAATGAATTTTCGGCAATATCCTGATCCAGCAATAATCCGAAATTATCATACATGCCGGTTGACCATCCGTTGACAAGGTCGGTAACATCGACAATCTGCCAGCCTATCATATTGACCGTGAAAGTCCCCTTAACCTCCGGAGCATACGCGCCCGCGTAGCTGTTCCAGGTAGCGGACATTTCATCCCAGGATGAAGTGACGCGATGAATATTGACAGTCTGCATGGACGGCATGATGGCGAAAATATGCAATTGCGCCGATTCCAAAACAGCGTCGGCCGGCAACAGGGCGTTTTCGGCGGTCATCAGAGGAGAATTTACAATATTATTATCCTCCGAATTTTGATTTGAACAGCCCGCGATCAACGCTGCAGCAAGGCAAAAGATTAATCCTATCCCCACGTACATTTTCATAATTAATAACCCCTTTCGTATAATCTACTATTAATTGGCGTACTTAATACCAATTGTTTATACGTTTCATTTATTTCAAACCGTTGTCTATTCTTAACGTCGGTATCGCAGTATTATTAAAGCTTTGGCCGTAGTCAACCTTAATATACTTCGGCTGTATTGTCAGCGCAAATTAAAAGTATTTGCGGGTAAATGGAACCTGTGCAATTATTGAACACAAATTGTTATTAAAAAACCCACCCGTTTTATCAGGCGGGTTTCCAAAAATTTGATTCACTATTTTTTCTTATCTCGTATTCTTTCGGCCTTCGTCGGCATTACCCAATCACAATGCCCCGGGCCAATATCACCGTTGTTGTAATCATCGAATAAAGTCTTGAGATCGATAACCATGTCTTTGTCTTCTGAGCTGAGATTTCTCCAGTCAGTCCAGTCATACATCGCCAGGAAAGCGTCTGCCTCAGCCACGGCGTCACCGAGATCGAAAGTGTCGGAACCATCGGCAATATTCAATTTGGTGGCCAATAGCTGGGCGTACAGCTTGGTAATTCCGTTTTTTCTATTGCCGTAGGTTTTCATTGAGAGAATGGCGACAGCCATAGAAGCATCGGTGACTTCCAGACTCTTGTCGCCGCCCGAATCACCCAGCCAGATCGGGAGATACTGAGTTACGACATCATCCTGAGGGCCAAAACCGGCGTGAGTTTTCCAGAATCCGATTGTCAGGGTACAACCCGTGTGAGGCGGCCAATAAAGACCGGCGTCAACCGTAAGATTAACTTCGCCGGCGGCCAGGGTATAACACCCGGTCATCCCGGTTGAGGGATCAGCATCGCTATCTTTGGCGTCATCGGCGCCCTGATCCATCGGGCTAAAAGCGTAACCTTCGGGAGCGACAAAATGAACGCTGTAATCTCCGGGTTCAAGATCGGTAAAGAGGTAGTATCCATCGGCGTTAGTTGTCGTTTCAGCCAGTATATTGCCAAAACAATCCATCAGATGAACAGTGATTCCCTCAATTCCCATTTCGCCTTCATCCTGAACGCCGTTGATATTTTCATCTCGCCAGACATAATCACCCAAAGAAGCGGTTTGCTGGATCTCGGGAGTTTCAAAGGCAAGGAGGGTCTGTTTTTCGGTTCCGGAAACCCATCCGGCCAAAATTTCAGGATTGGTGCCATGATTTCGAGATGGGGCGATTTCCCAGATGAATGAGTCGCCTATAGTTTCAGAAGTTTCGCAAACCGTGGCATCACCGGAAGAGTAACAAATATCGAGATAAGGGTGATTGGCGGCGTTCTCACGGCTGCTCATAGTGATTCTGTCATAATCAGTCTGATCCTGTCTGAGCAAAACACCAAGATTTTCATAAGTTTCCGTCATCCATCCGTTGACCAAATCGGTTACATCTACAGAATACCATCCCGGGGTTGTAGCGGTAAAGGAGCCTAAAACGGTAGCGTCATACGCTTCGCCAAAATTACCCCAGGTCACAACATTTTCTTCCCAGGCGCCGGTAATGCGGTGCAGATAAGTTGTTTCGCCATTTGGCCAATCGACATAGACGTACAGTATGGCTGATTCATAAACGGCCCCGGCCGGAATAGTGACTTTTGATGCAGCCAGTGAAATCGCGGGCTCATTACTCGGTCGGACTATACCGGGATCATCCTGACAGCCTACTAACATAATGGTCAACAATGAAATGCAGACCAGAATTTGCGCAATTGTTTTCATAACAGTTGATTCCTTATGCTAAAATATATCTATTTGATTATATTTATGTCTCCAAACCAATTCGACTTATGAGTCCAATGACATATTAAATGCAAATCGAATACCGAGATTGAGATTTTTATTGACTTAATATTGCCATTGCCAAACACTATAATCAATACGAAGGAACGCCCGAAATTTGAGAGATTTCATTAATCGACATCCACTTGCCTTTGTGCTTCTTATCGCGATTCTGATCCGATTACCGGCGGTAATATGATCGCAGGGATATATACATTCCGATGATCATTTTGATACAGTCGAGGTTTAGTGCATAAAATGAATCCAAAACATAATCCGTCGTTTAAAGCGATAATTTATAGACGAACAGACATTTTATCACAACAAGAAAAGATATGTCCCCGTATTTAATTGTGACGAGATAAAACGACATAAACCAGCGCCACGGTCAGACCTTCAGGTCACAAAGCGAATTAGTATGAAAAGTTGTGACCCCGTCCGGATTGGCGCTGGTTTTTTATTGGATCAAATGCTTGTCCAGAAAGTTCTTGATGCCGTTTCTATAGTGGCTTCCCGAAGAAAGAAATCCCTCATTATGGCCGCCCGATATTTCGAGAAATTCCTTAGGCTCATTAGCCTCCTCAAAAAGCTTTTTCCCCAGGTCATAAGCGACCAGGTCATCGTCGGGGCTATGAATAAATAAAACCGGTGATTTTATGTCCTTAATATATTCCCCGGAATTATAATCAAATCGAGCTATCAGCCTGACAGGGAGATAGGGATATAATTTGGCGGCGATATCCGGAATTGAGGTAAAAGAAGATTCAACAATTAATACTCCCAGATTTTTTTCGCGGGCCAGCCAGCAGGCAACAGCGCCTCCCAATGACCGACCAAAAACAATTATTCTTTCAGGCGGGACATTCTTTTCCTCAATTAAATAATCCCAGGCTGCTTCGGCGTCTTTATATGTGCCCTCTTCGGTTGTTCTGCCTTCGCTTTTGCCATAACCGCGATAATCGAAAATCAATACCGATAAGTTTAATCGATTGAATAGTTCGATAGTCTCAAGACGATGAGAGATATTCCCGCCGTTGCCATGGCATAAAATAATAGTTGCCCGTGATGAATCGGTGGGAACATACCAAGCGTTTATCTTGACTCCGTCATTGGTTGTTAAATATAAATCTTCGTATTCGAGGTTAGCTTCTTGAGGCGTTACGGAAATAGTATACGAGGGGAAGTACACCATTTTATGTTGCATAAAATAGACAAAAATCAAAATTATGAGATACATAACAACAATGGTCCCGAGAATAGTCAAGAACATACGGCGCACGGATATCCTTTTTAATCCCAAATGTGTATTTACGGGTCAAGTTAGTGAATTATTATAATATTGTCAACCGGATGTAATCTTAGGTTTTGGGGATGTTTGGACATGGGTTGCGATTGATTCCGATACTAAGCTGGCGGCCTCATGGTTTGTCGGCTTACGGGACGCTCAACACGCCAGAATATTCTTGAATGACCTAAAAGACAGGCTCGCTAATAAGGTACAATTAACAACCGACGGCCTTAGAATCTATTTAGATGCCGTTGACGATGTTTTTGGAGCCGACGTAGATTATGCAATGCTCATTAAGCTCTACGGCAAAGAAAAGGTCGAAGCGGGCAGATACAGCCCTCCAAAATGCGTCGGGGCAAGAAGGCAATCACTTATAGGCAAGCCGAAAAAAAAGCACGTTTCAACATCTTATGTCGAACGCCAAAACCTGACTATGCGAATGAGCATGAGACGGTTTACTCGATTAACCAATGGATTCTCTAAAAAGATTCAAAATCTTGAGTTTGCGGTTGCCCTACATTTTATGTATTATAACTTCTGCCAGATTCATCGGACTCTAAAAGTTACCCCAGCTATGGAGGCCGGAATAACTAAAAGACTTTGGGATATCGAGGATATTGTTAAGCTTTTGGAGGAAAAAGAGTTAAATTCCGTTGCTTTAAACTAAACTACTTTTTTATCTATCTCGTTAAAGTCAAGTCCTTTTTCTTCTAACACTTTGTTTCTCAAATAGATTCCAAGAACAATTATCATGTCCTCAATGGCCATACCTTCCCTGAATAGATAGTCCTTTATGAAATTAAGGCGCTTATCATCTTTAATCCCTTCAATAACCAACTTTGCCGCCTCTTGAACATCATAAGCAGTTTCGGGATGTGTCATCTCAAGTTTAGATTTAAACTCTTCAAAGTTCTCATCGATAAACTTTTTCCCGCCACTATCGGCCAATACTATTTTACCCCGATCACTTAAATCAATTGGGCTCCCCCTACTAACCAGTGGCTCTCTTTCCTTCAAAGAGGTTGTGCAGGAAACCGCCATATCTCTAACTTCTCTCAACTCAGTCTTAACCTCTTTGAGGTCGTCACAAGCATTATCAACTTTATTCTTATATATCCCAATTCTAAATGAAGATATAAGAAGCGCGATAAGGGCGCTTATAACAACGCCAGCAATGCTAACTACAATTGGTTCCATCATAGTTCCCTAAACTATATCATCATGACAAATTAGTCAATACCTTTAATTATGAATGATACGTTTGTTTTCTGTTAATCGTTCATTTTAAATATCGGCAAAACTTCTTTCTTGCTTAAATCCGGTTTTTGATCAATTTTTTTTCAAACTGACCCACTACCTAATCTTATGTTTTTAAGTTGACGGAAACATTGAACGAGTTTAGTTTTCAGAACATGAAAGGAATGATCCTTAGTCTATCGGTTTTGGCGCTTTTGTGCGGTCAAATTGTCGCGCAAGACTCTGCTCCCGATAAGGAAATCTGTATTACCTTCGATGATTTACCGATTGTGCGGGTGCATGATCCGGTAAAGCGGATGATGATGACTGATGAGATTTTGATCGCACTTGAAGAATTTAAGGCTCCGGCCGCCGGATTTGTCGTCGGTGATAATATCGAAGGCCACTGGGATATTCTCGAATCGTGGCTGGCCGCCGGGCATATTTTGGGAAATCATACTTATATGCATTCAGACCTTAATGATTTGCCCCATAAATTATTTATTGAGGATATCGGACGAGGTCATCAGGCTATCGAGAGTCTGCTCAAAAAGCATAAACAAAAGGGCCGTTATTTTCGCTATCCCTATCTTCATTATGGTCGCAATCATACGATAAAAAAGGCGATAATCGATTATCTGGATGAACAGGATTATATAACCGCCCATGTTTCGATCGACACCGATGATTTCGTATATAACCTGCAATTTGAAAAATTATACGAATCCGCCGATTCGGTAGAGATAATTCGCCTCGGCAATGAATATATCGATAACATTCTGGAGCGGCTGGAGGACGCCGAAAAACTGTCTCAGGATATTTTGGGCCGACAAGCAAAACATATTTTACTTCTTCACGCCAATCGATTGAACAGTTACTTTCTTTATGATTTACTTCTTGAGATAGAAACCCGGGGATATAAATTCATTTCACTTGATAAGGTTCTTACCGATCCTGTTTATACTCTACTGGAGTCATATACCGGACCAAAGGGATTGTCATATTTTGAAAGATTGGCCAAAAGCGATCCCGATATGCTTCCGGCCAAAGAATAGAATAGTTTATTCTTTGAAAAATACCACTTCGTTGACATAACATATTAGATTTCAAAAATCATATCCAACCTGTTGAATAATACTATAGTCACCTAAT encodes:
- a CDS encoding serine protease, whose amino-acid sequence is MRKKQSLFKIIFIMTGLAALLYCFPAAPCMGEKKADDYGLWMKKPQSEWPQITMINQIEYTDNNHPIAGCGFLLDTGNEILAATAKHILVYFKSESMKSVAFNNTLKLWKMFPKNNPDDVVIVDKLINENPKEPLEHIPPAKDWLLFTIKKKSQNIQALKFRTGSMQEGETVYIIGWRYTDKDCPQVVYEGNFVRSEDGSFLITTKELSDNTMPGLSGSPVIDSNGYLIGLMSQKANKMERPSSIDYPKEILEERKKTKE
- a CDS encoding SdrD B-like domain-containing protein — protein: MKMYVGIGLIFCLAAALIAGCSNQNSEDNNIVNSPLMTAENALLPADAVLESAQLHIFAIMPSMQTVNIHRVTSSWDEMSATWNSYAGAYAPEVKGTFTVNMIGWQIVDVTDLVNGWSTGMYDNFGLLLDQDIAENSLTVFASGESSINQPILVVCYNTGSEIICDTMMPMMDTYVFASEPDMNYGMSEGLRTGYISETEAEMQSLLMFDVPVFEQTVMLGNYVWNDQNQNGLQDEGEPGYENMTINLLDCDGMNVLAQTISDTGGYYGFPDLEPGEYIVHFVLPDGYVFSPADQGTDDELDSDVINAETGWTMCLTLEAGQMDISVDAGVYMEEVDPGCTYSKGYWKNHAGFGPQDDVLTQYLPIWLGSDDGDKSLAVTTDTIAVDVLIQHVYGAPKNGIAKLYAQLLAAKLNIANGADDSDVADVISDTDEFLAMYDWNDWGDLSKEDQQMVNDWKSILDDYNNGEIGPGHCDWTPDLVLYSN
- a CDS encoding SdrD B-like domain-containing protein, with protein sequence MKTIAQILVCISLLTIMLVGCQDDPGIVRPSNEPAISLAASKVTIPAGAVYESAILYVYVDWPNGETTYLHRITGAWEENVVTWGNFGEAYDATVLGSFTATTPGWYSVDVTDLVNGWMTETYENLGVLLRQDQTDYDRITMSSRENAANHPYLDICYSSGDATVCETSETIGDSFIWEIAPSRNHGTNPEILAGWVSGTEKQTLLAFETPEIQQTASLGDYVWRDENINGVQDEGEMGIEGITVHLMDCFGNILAETTTNADGYYLFTDLEPGDYSVHFVAPEGYAFSPMDQGADDAKDSDADPSTGMTGCYTLAAGEVNLTVDAGLYWPPHTGCTLTIGFWKTHAGFGPQDDVVTQYLPIWLGDSGGDKSLEVTDASMAVAILSMKTYGNRKNGITKLYAQLLATKLNIADGSDTFDLGDAVAEADAFLAMYDWTDWRNLSSEDKDMVIDLKTLFDDYNNGDIGPGHCDWVMPTKAERIRDKKK
- a CDS encoding alpha/beta hydrolase — encoded protein: MYLIILIFVYFMQHKMVYFPSYTISVTPQEANLEYEDLYLTTNDGVKINAWYVPTDSSRATIILCHGNGGNISHRLETIELFNRLNLSVLIFDYRGYGKSEGRTTEEGTYKDAEAAWDYLIEEKNVPPERIIVFGRSLGGAVACWLAREKNLGVLIVESSFTSIPDIAAKLYPYLPVRLIARFDYNSGEYIKDIKSPVLFIHSPDDDLVAYDLGKKLFEEANEPKEFLEISGGHNEGFLSSGSHYRNGIKNFLDKHLIQ
- a CDS encoding polysaccharide deacetylase family protein, with the protein product MKGMILSLSVLALLCGQIVAQDSAPDKEICITFDDLPIVRVHDPVKRMMMTDEILIALEEFKAPAAGFVVGDNIEGHWDILESWLAAGHILGNHTYMHSDLNDLPHKLFIEDIGRGHQAIESLLKKHKQKGRYFRYPYLHYGRNHTIKKAIIDYLDEQDYITAHVSIDTDDFVYNLQFEKLYESADSVEIIRLGNEYIDNILERLEDAEKLSQDILGRQAKHILLLHANRLNSYFLYDLLLEIETRGYKFISLDKVLTDPVYTLLESYTGPKGLSYFERLAKSDPDMLPAKE